From a single Plectropomus leopardus isolate mb unplaced genomic scaffold, YSFRI_Pleo_2.0 unplaced_scaffold2494, whole genome shotgun sequence genomic region:
- the LOC121966529 gene encoding tyrosine-protein phosphatase non-receptor type 23-like, which produces MIRCVSVCLSSGVGRTGAFCLLYAALQELEAGNGIPELPVLVKKMRQQRKNMLQEKLHLKFCYEAVLKHAEHVLQRHGIATAAAAAAAATTICRNTNSAATKVRLTLRLTLSLQRNTNSPK; this is translated from the exons ATGATCagatgtgtctctgtgtgtctcagctCTGGTGTGGGACGTACTGGCGCCTTCTGTCTGCTGTATGCGGCGCTGCAGGAGCTGGAGGCGGGAAATGGGATCCCGGAGCTCCCTGTGCTGGTGAAGAAGAtgagacagcagaggaagaaTATGCTGCAGGAGAAG cTCCACCTCAAGTTCTGTTATGAAGCTGTGTTGAAGCACGCTGAACACGTCCTGCAGAGACACGGCATTGCcactgccgccgccgccgccgccgccgccaccacCATCTGCAGGAACACCAACTCTGCAGCCACAAAGGTCAGACTGACTCTCAGGTTAACCCTTtcactgcagagaaacacaaacagcccaAAATAG